Genomic segment of Candidatus Palauibacter australiensis:
GGCGCGGGCCGCGTATTCCCACTCGGCGCTGCTCGGCAGCCGGTACGGGCGGCCGGTCTCCTCCGCCAGCCAGGCCAGGTACATCTCGGCGTCGAGGTAGGAGACGTGGATCACGGGACGGTCGCCCCGCCCCCACCCCCTGTCCTCGGGCCGGTAGTCGCATCCTCCCGCTGCCACGCAGCGGTCCCACTCGTCGAACGTCACCTCGTACTTGCCGATGGCGAACCGGTGTCCGAACTCGATCCGCACGCGGGGACGCTCCCGCTCCCGGCTGAACTCCGGCCGGTCCGGCTCCCGGTCGAGCCCCAGGCGCCGGTCTTCTCCCTCGGCCCGCCCCATCACGAACCCTCCCGGCGGCATTTCCACCATGACCGGACAGAGGTCGCAGTCCCTAAACTCGCGCAGGCCCGCCGGGTTGGGCTCCGAGGGGCGCCGGGGCGGGGCCGACGCCGCGGCGGAGGACGATTGTCTGGACCCGCCGCGCAGTACCGACCCGATCCGAGCGGGCGGGCTCCCGGCGGCGGGCCCGCGGCCATCGCGGGCGCCCGATCCGCCGGCCGCCGCGGCGTCCGTCCCGATTTCGTACAGCGACACCCGGATCTCCCCCGTCTCCGGCACCGGCCGCACGGCGACCAGCCGCAACGGCGACACGAACCCGACGGGGATGGCGGGGATGTCGAGCGTCCCCAGGTATCCGCCTCCGGGTCCCATCACATCGATGACCTCGGGGATGAGACCACGCGTCCGCCGCGACACCCACAGCCCGCCCGCCGGATCGGGCGTGAACCCGACGATGGGAGACAGCACTTCTTCATATCCGGTGGCGTCGACCACTTCCCCGGCCGTCACGCCGCACTGCCGCATGAGGCTCCCGTACGGGCCCGGGCCGAAGGAGAGCGACGCCATCGCCATCGCCCGCGTGACCGGGATCGCGGGGGCCGCCGCCCGCCGCAGGCTGGCGAAGACCGCTCCCCGCGCGTAGCCGTCGATCCGGAACCCGTCCCCGTTCACGAACCAGAGCGTGTCGCCGCGGCTCGCCCACACCGCGTCCGGCGCGAACACCTTCGGGGCGGGCATGGACGCGCACGGCAATTCCATGAGCGACAGTTCCCGCCGCACGACGTGGACCGGTTCCGCTCCGCGCGGCGTGTGCACCGCCAGCGTCTGGTCCATCGACATGTCCGCCGTGGCCGAACCGACGGTCGCGAACCATTCCGCCGCCCCGCCCTCGCCGACCGCGAACCCGGGTCCCCAGTAGCTCGCCGGGAGCCGCTCCTCGCCCGCGAACTCTCCATCCGGGGACCAGCGGCTGAGCACGCCCC
This window contains:
- a CDS encoding SUMF1/EgtB/PvdO family nonheme iron enzyme, whose translation is MRVPALVAAGLVLVLGACAPEPEGGLGGLSRRDSAGVAISDNEAGDAPFAGGAAHIADLMTPDSALTALPWGVVADPAAERVYVADMTGARVAVFDGAGAFVEALGRAGEGPGEFRGVSALTLAPGGTLVALDARRGVLSRWSPDGEFAGEERLPASYWGPGFAVGEGGAAEWFATVGSATADMSMDQTLAVHTPRGAEPVHVVRRELSLMELPCASMPAPKVFAPDAVWASRGDTLWFVNGDGFRIDGYARGAVFASLRRAAAPAIPVTRAMAMASLSFGPGPYGSLMRQCGVTAGEVVDATGYEEVLSPIVGFTPDPAGGLWVSRRTRGLIPEVIDVMGPGGGYLGTLDIPAIPVGFVSPLRLVAVRPVPETGEIRVSLYEIGTDAAAAGGSGARDGRGPAAGSPPARIGSVLRGGSRQSSSAAASAPPRRPSEPNPAGLREFRDCDLCPVMVEMPPGGFVMGRAEGEDRRLGLDREPDRPEFSRERERPRVRIEFGHRFAIGKYEVTFDEWDRCVAAGGCDYRPEDRGWGRGDRPVIHVSYLDAEMYLAWLAEETGRPYRLPSSAEWEYAARAGTTTARWWGDEVGSGHAVCDECGLDWEVGSTAPTGSLPPNPWGLHDMLGNVSELAADCWTATYDEVPTDGSPVREASHHWSEGRCLRPTWRGGAFYHFRWTVRSAWRSGGSILATAEARHAHPQVGGGTGFRVALTFDAPTPDPAR